In Deinococcus roseus, the following proteins share a genomic window:
- a CDS encoding acyltransferase yields MPWLNPLSLSEQVQTQQDNFLSTLEATLQDPATDRPALVRDLLAQFLYGRRFDELQAQLPLVAQQLDSRNITFEAEHYTATDQEQFSRVKPLLWLWKNLDLSPLGQNPAFAIPVRAVLAKHIFKRVGKNFKCWQNVEFSVGYNLEVGDDVVIHRYAFLDDIGGIELHDGASVSDYVNIYSHTHSVIDSPDVTLKKTIIGRGVRLTYHSTILAGSIISDDAMVATHALVRGKIEPHAIAMGLPARTTRFKLQGPFASYGVDSRTHSECRGIKANPEFPAPTPVQTRKPEPEKNP; encoded by the coding sequence ATGCCCTGGTTGAATCCCCTCTCCCTTTCCGAACAGGTCCAGACCCAGCAGGACAACTTTCTCAGCACCCTGGAGGCAACCCTGCAAGATCCAGCCACCGACCGCCCTGCCCTGGTCCGTGACCTGCTGGCCCAGTTTTTGTATGGCAGACGCTTTGATGAGCTGCAAGCCCAGTTGCCTCTGGTGGCCCAGCAACTGGATTCTCGCAACATCACTTTTGAAGCAGAGCATTACACCGCCACCGACCAGGAGCAGTTCAGCCGGGTGAAACCGCTTTTGTGGTTGTGGAAAAACCTCGACCTCTCCCCGCTGGGACAGAACCCCGCCTTTGCCATTCCTGTCCGGGCAGTGCTGGCAAAACACATCTTCAAACGGGTGGGAAAAAACTTCAAATGCTGGCAGAACGTGGAATTCAGCGTGGGGTACAACCTGGAGGTGGGAGACGATGTGGTGATCCACCGGTATGCCTTTCTGGATGACATCGGGGGCATTGAGCTGCACGATGGGGCTTCTGTGAGCGATTACGTCAATATATACAGTCACACCCACAGCGTGATCGACAGCCCGGATGTCACCCTCAAAAAGACCATCATTGGCAGAGGGGTGCGCCTGACCTACCACAGCACCATCCTGGCGGGAAGCATCATCAGCGATGACGCCATGGTCGCCACCCACGCCCTGGTGCGGGGAAAAATTGAGCCCCACGCCATTGCCATGGGATTGCCTGCCCGCACCACCCGTTTCAAACTGCAGGGACCTTTTGCCAGCTATGGGGTGGATTCTCGCACCCATTCCGAGTGCAGGGGCATCAAGGCCAACCCTGAATTTCCAGCCCCGACTCCGGTGCAAACCCGCAAACCTGAACCCGAAAAGAACCCCTGA
- the ppdK gene encoding pyruvate, phosphate dikinase, whose product MKFVYAFSEAHTLGKEQLGGKGAGLSAMTALGLPVPPGFTVTTEACRSYHMQRQTPASLWQEVQTALQQLEHQTGKAFGDPKNPLLLSVRSGARFSMPGMMDTILNLGLTDDVVEGLSVLTGDEGFAYDAYRRLIQMFADVVLGISRHHFETALEDLKLSREVQDDLALSGQDLKELVGQYKRIFKRHAGFEFPQSPQFQLQEAILAVFKSWGNRRAVTYRKLHHIPEHLGTAANVQAMVFGNLGENSGTGVGFTRDPITGTPEVFGEFLLNAQGEDVVAGIRTPQPLSELQTHLPEAHQQLLDTAKLLEEHFLDMQDFEFTIEQGKLFMLQTRAGKRSARAAFKIAHDLVKAGKISKADAVSRIDLASLEQLLYPHPVEGHGQKAVLKGLPASPGTASGVVVFSADEAVEVSRTRPCILVTPETSPEDIHGMASARGILTARGGMTSHAAVVARGMGCPAVVGAGDLQVDREAGVLRIHGQQIRAGETITLNGSTGEVFLGSLPLQEGVLEAEAFEVLSWADGLRRLEVRANADTPQDARRARENGAQGIGLCRTEHMFFSEERIPLVRQMILARTAQEELEALRLLQDLQRRDFEAILLAMDGLPVTIRLMDPPLHEFLPQMSDLLVQVTKLSQQRSETNEEEYQEVLELLERVKQLHEVNPMMGLRGARLGITRPSIICMQVHALAQATQNLLNAGHKPRPEIMIPLTGTAEELAYVRQIVEEVLSSHDLHLPIGSMIEVPRACLVSRQLTRSADFLSFGTNDLTQMTYGYSRDDASRFLGTYVEKGLLEFDPFTRLDEAGVGSLIQLAVQDARKERPGIKLGICGEHGGERHSIAFFHRVGLDYVSCSPFRLLAARLSAAQAALKTGHEEAVLA is encoded by the coding sequence ATGAAGTTTGTATACGCTTTTTCAGAAGCCCACACCCTGGGCAAAGAACAACTGGGAGGCAAAGGGGCAGGGCTCTCTGCCATGACCGCGCTGGGACTGCCAGTTCCTCCAGGATTCACCGTCACCACCGAAGCCTGCCGTTCCTACCACATGCAGCGCCAGACCCCGGCCAGCCTGTGGCAGGAGGTGCAAACGGCTTTGCAACAGCTGGAACACCAGACTGGAAAGGCTTTCGGAGATCCCAAAAATCCTTTGCTGCTCAGTGTGCGCTCCGGGGCCAGATTCAGCATGCCCGGCATGATGGACACCATCCTCAACCTGGGCCTCACCGACGACGTGGTGGAAGGGTTATCCGTTTTGACCGGAGACGAAGGCTTTGCTTACGATGCCTACCGCCGCCTGATCCAGATGTTTGCAGATGTGGTGCTGGGCATTTCCAGACACCATTTTGAAACAGCGCTGGAAGACCTGAAACTGTCCCGTGAAGTGCAAGACGATCTGGCCCTCAGTGGGCAGGACCTGAAAGAACTGGTGGGTCAGTACAAGCGCATCTTCAAACGCCATGCAGGCTTTGAATTCCCCCAGAGCCCCCAGTTCCAGTTGCAGGAAGCCATTCTTGCGGTGTTTAAATCCTGGGGCAACCGCCGCGCGGTCACCTACCGCAAATTGCACCACATCCCGGAGCATCTGGGCACCGCAGCCAACGTGCAGGCCATGGTGTTCGGGAACCTGGGAGAAAACTCTGGCACCGGAGTGGGGTTCACCCGCGACCCCATCACCGGAACCCCTGAGGTGTTTGGCGAGTTCCTGCTCAATGCGCAGGGAGAAGACGTGGTGGCGGGTATCCGCACCCCGCAGCCCCTGTCAGAATTGCAAACCCACCTTCCAGAAGCCCACCAGCAGCTGCTGGACACCGCAAAACTGCTGGAAGAACACTTCCTGGACATGCAGGATTTTGAGTTCACCATCGAGCAGGGGAAGCTGTTCATGCTGCAGACCCGGGCCGGCAAACGCTCGGCCAGAGCGGCTTTCAAAATTGCCCATGATCTGGTGAAAGCCGGCAAGATCAGCAAAGCAGATGCGGTGTCCCGGATCGATCTGGCTTCTCTGGAACAGCTCCTCTACCCCCATCCTGTGGAAGGGCATGGTCAGAAAGCGGTACTCAAAGGTCTGCCTGCCAGCCCTGGAACCGCCTCTGGCGTGGTGGTGTTCAGCGCCGATGAAGCTGTGGAGGTGTCGCGCACCCGGCCCTGCATTCTGGTCACCCCGGAAACCAGTCCTGAGGACATTCACGGGATGGCCTCTGCCAGAGGCATCCTCACGGCCCGTGGCGGCATGACCTCTCACGCTGCAGTGGTGGCCCGCGGCATGGGTTGTCCTGCTGTGGTGGGAGCCGGAGACCTGCAGGTGGACCGTGAGGCAGGGGTGCTGCGCATCCACGGACAGCAGATTCGGGCCGGTGAAACCATCACCCTCAACGGTTCCACTGGAGAGGTTTTCCTGGGAAGTTTGCCTTTGCAGGAAGGGGTTCTGGAAGCCGAAGCCTTTGAAGTGCTCTCCTGGGCCGATGGCCTCCGCCGCCTGGAAGTGCGGGCCAATGCCGACACCCCCCAGGATGCCAGACGTGCCCGTGAAAATGGGGCGCAGGGCATCGGGCTGTGCCGCACCGAGCACATGTTCTTCTCGGAGGAGCGCATTCCGCTGGTGCGCCAGATGATTCTGGCCCGTACTGCACAGGAAGAACTGGAGGCTTTGCGTTTGCTGCAAGACCTGCAACGCCGCGACTTTGAGGCCATCTTGTTGGCCATGGACGGCCTGCCGGTCACCATCCGCCTGATGGATCCCCCCCTGCATGAGTTTCTGCCCCAGATGTCAGACTTGCTGGTTCAGGTGACAAAGCTTTCCCAGCAGCGCTCCGAAACCAACGAAGAAGAGTACCAGGAGGTCCTGGAACTGCTGGAACGGGTCAAACAGCTGCACGAAGTGAACCCCATGATGGGCCTGCGGGGAGCCCGTCTGGGCATCACCCGACCCAGCATCATCTGCATGCAGGTGCACGCGCTGGCCCAGGCCACCCAGAACCTGCTCAATGCTGGCCACAAACCCAGACCTGAAATCATGATTCCCCTCACCGGCACCGCAGAAGAACTGGCCTACGTGCGCCAGATTGTGGAAGAGGTGCTCAGCAGCCATGACCTGCACCTGCCCATCGGCAGCATGATCGAGGTGCCCCGCGCCTGTCTGGTGAGCAGGCAGCTCACCCGCAGTGCAGACTTTCTGAGTTTTGGCACCAACGACCTCACCCAGATGACCTACGGTTACTCCCGCGATGACGCTTCCCGCTTTCTGGGCACCTACGTGGAGAAAGGCCTTCTGGAATTCGATCCCTTCACCCGTCTGGACGAGGCTGGGGTGGGCTCCCTGATTCAACTGGCAGTGCAGGATGCCCGCAAAGAACGCCCTGGCATCAAACTGGGCATTTGCGGAGAGCACGGAGGAGAGCGGCATTCCATCGCTTTCTTTCACCGGGTGGGTTTGGATTACGTGAGCTGCAGTCCGTTCAGGTTGCTGGCAGCCCGTCTGTCTGCGGCCCAGGCGGCCCTGAAAACCGGGCATGAAGAAGCCGTGCTGGCCTGA